From Saccopteryx leptura isolate mSacLep1 chromosome 3, mSacLep1_pri_phased_curated, whole genome shotgun sequence, one genomic window encodes:
- the PGLYRP1 gene encoding peptidoglycan recognition protein 1, producing MRMKQGTGARQVEEGKGVLSQEALLPASTSLTPPPHSFLIGEDGLVYEGRGWNTKGDHAGVTWNPISIGITFMGNYMERSPPPRAIRAAKSLLACGVARGALLSNYEVKGHRDVQQTLSPGDQLYEIIQKWPHYRE from the exons ATGAGGATGAAACAAG GAACAGGGGCAAGGCaagtggaggaggggaagggagtccTCTCCCAGGAAGCCCTCCTTCCTGCATcaacctccctcaccccccctccccacagcttcCTGATTGGAGAAGATGGGCTCGTGTATGAGGGCCGGGGCTGGAACACCAAGGGTGACCATGCAGGTGTCACCTGGAACCCCATATCCATCGGCATCACTTTCATGGGCAACTACATGG aGCGGTCACCCCCACCACGGGCCATCCGGGCAGCCAAGAGTCTGCTGGCTTGTGGAGTGGCACGGGGAGCTCTGCTATCCAACTACGAGGTCAAAGGGCACCGGGATGTGCAGCAGACGCTCTCTCCAGGGGACCAGCTCTACGAAATCATCCAGAAATGGCCACATTACAGGGAGTAA